One stretch of Punica granatum isolate Tunisia-2019 chromosome 5, ASM765513v2, whole genome shotgun sequence DNA includes these proteins:
- the LOC116208131 gene encoding pentatricopeptide repeat-containing protein At1g02150 has translation MLLQPTLHHHRIPSLSSTVCYSNPLPRSLKLPHFVLLQGPTRRAVACSISQVHGYGAMDYERRPMVKWNALYRRISLMENPELGSASVLNQCEDEGKKLTKWELCRVVKELRKFKRYRQALEVYEWMNNRGERFRLSGSDAAIQLDLIAKVRGVSSAEDFFMKLPDSLKDRRIFGALLNAYVRAKMREKAESLIDTMRKKDYAIHALPFNVMMTLYMNLKEYEKVDAMVSEMMEKNLQLDIYSYNIWLSSRGSQGSAEGMEQVFEQMKQDKSINPNWTTFSTMATMYIKMGMMEKAEDCLRKVESRITGRDRIPYHYLISLYGSVGNLDEIYRVWHLYKSIFPSIPNLGYHAVISSLVRIGDIEGAEKIYNEWLSVRATYDPRIGNLLMSWYVKEGNLEKAEAILNYMIEVGGKPGPSTWEILAEGHIAERRVPEALSCMKEAFSIDGSRSWRPKPVNVTALIDLCEEGGDNESKETFVRLLEESGFLNDKSYSSLVGLSNGAVGSDEVVNDSDEDEGSQSEMFINQFQGSTGL, from the exons ATGCTTCTCCAACCCACTCTCCACCACCACCGCatcccttctctctcctccaCCGTCTGCTACTCTAACCCTCTCCCTCGCTCTCTCAAGCTCCCCCACTTCGTACTCCTCCAAGGGCCCACCAGGAGGGCCGTCGCGTGCTCTATTTCCCAGGTTCACGGCTATGGCGCTATGGACTACGAGCGGAGGCCCATGGTCAAGTGGAACGCCCTGTACAGGAGGATATCCCTGATGGAGAATCCCGAGCTCGGCTCCGCCTCCGTCCTTAACCAGTGCGAGGACGAGGGCAAGAAGCTCACCAAGTGGGAGCTCTGCAGGGTCGTCAAAGAACTCCGCAAGTTCAAGCGCTACAGACAGGCCCTTGag GTGTATGAGTGGATGAACAACAGAGGGGAGAGGTTCCGATTATCCGGCAGTGACGCTGCTATTCAGTTAGATCTAATAGCCAAAGTCCGTGGGGTGTCCAGTGCAGAAGATTTCTTCATGAAGCTACCTGATTCTCTGAAGGACAGGAGGATTTTTGGGGCACTCCTGAATGCCTATGTGCGTGCCAAGATGAGAGAAAAGGCTGAATCTCTCATTGACACAATGAGAAAGAAAGACTATGCGATTCATGCGCTTCCTTTTAATGTGATGATGACCCTCTACATGAACCTCAAGGAGTACGAGAAAGTCGACGCAATGGTCTCGGAGATGATGGAGAAGAACCTCCAACTTGATATCTACTCATATAACATTTGGTTATCATCCCGTGGGTCCCAGGGATCAGCAGAGGGGATGGAGCAGGTGTTCGAGCAGATGAAACAGGACAAGAGTATAAATCCTAATTGGACGACATTTAGCACGATGGCGACTATGTACATAAAGATGGGGATGATGGAGAAGGCAGAGGATTGCTTGAGGAAGGTGGAGAGCCGAATCACAGGTCGGGACCGAATACCTTATCACTACCTCATAAGCTTGTACGGAAGCGTGGGCAACCTGGACGAGATATATCGGGTCTGGCATTTGTACAAGTCGATTTTCCCAAGCATCCCGAATCTTGGGTACCACGCGGTGATATCATCATTAGTTCGAATAGGTGATATCGAGGGGGCAGAGAAGATTTACAACGAGTGGCTCTCAGTGAGGGCAACATATGATCCTAGAATAGGGAACCTCCTCATGAGTTGGTATGTGAAGGAAGGGAATTTGGAGAAGGCCGAAGCGATTCTCAATTACATGATTGAGGTGGGTGGAAAGCCAGGCCCAAGCACATGGGAGATTCTTGCAGAGGGGCACATTGCGGAGAGGAGAGTACCTGAGGCCTTGTCTTGCATGAAGGAGGCATTCTCAATTGACGGATCAAGGAGCTGGAGGCCTAAGCCAGTGAATGTGACTGCCTTGATTGATCTCTGTGAGGAAGGAGGTGACAATGAGTCGAAGGAAACTTTCGTGAGATTGCTGGAAGAGTCGGGATTCCTCAATGATAAGTCTTACTCATCACTCGTGGGTTTATCAAATGGGGCTGTGGGCAGCGATGAAGTAGTAAATGACAGCGACGAGGATGAAGGCAGCCAATCGGAGATGTTTATCAATCAATTCCAGGGCAGCACTGGACTCTGA
- the LOC116206755 gene encoding cyclin-U4-1, whose amino-acid sequence MAELENPNVMPKLIAFLSSLLERVATSNDLNQQQQKISVFHGLTRPTISIQNYLERIFKYANCSPCCFIVAYVYLDRFVQRQPSLPINSFNVHRLLITSVMAAAKFMDDMYYNNAYYAKVGGISMAEMNFLELDFLFGLGFHLNVTPTTFNTYCTYLQKEMLLLSSPLPASSSSSSSSSSEIGRPIKTAVHIRLNGEVDDASHHKNKQQLAAV is encoded by the exons ATGGCAGAGCTCGAGAACCCGAATGTGATGCCGAAGCTCATAGCCTTCCTATCTTCTCTGCTTGAGCGGGTCGCTACATCGAATGATCTCAATCAACAGCAGCAGAAGATCTCGGTCTTCCATGGCCTGACCCGACCCACGATCTCGATCCAGAACTACTTGGAGAGGATCTTCAAATACGCGAATTGCAGCCCCTGTTGCTTCATAGTAGCCTACGTCTACTTGGACCGGTTCGTCCAGAGGCAGCCTTCTTTGCCGATCAATTCCTTCAACGTTCACCGGCTCCTCATCACCAGCGTAATGGCAGCCGCTAAATTCATGGATGACAT GTACTACAACAATGCGTATTACGCGAAGGTTGGGGGAATAAGCATGGCGGAGATGAACTTCCTCGAGTTGGACTTCTTGTTCGGGTTAGGATTCCACCTGAACGTGACCCCGACCACGTTCAACACGTACTGCACGTACCTCCAGAAAGAGATGCTGCTGCTAAGCTCTCCTCTGCCAGCTTCTTCATCCTCTTCATCCTCTTCCTCATCAGAGATCGGAAGGCCGATAAAAACGGCGGTCCACATCCGGCTCAACGGCGAGGTGGACGATGCTTCCCATCACAAGAATAAGCAGCAACTAGCAGCTGTATGA